The following are encoded together in the Vigna angularis cultivar LongXiaoDou No.4 chromosome 9, ASM1680809v1, whole genome shotgun sequence genome:
- the LOC108346672 gene encoding protein MAIN-LIKE 1-like, with the protein MASVRQLLVDMSLLRLQDKHIINFIWEGNEQVICPRRHAIWLAKHVHEIDQRRKNILHGAGFIHILQASSLEINHNLVTALVVTGISSGPLTVFCHQLLGDVPPENCVRGNRIKLSWLNNTFRQLPHHATEQVIEQYARAYMLIIIGSVMMPDTSASMVHLMYLPLLADLQNISQYSWGSATLSCLYRALDHGTRADQDNIGGCMILLQCWAWERITCLSPELLEVTEHEISSVVVFPLAKRWCRTAQSIFQDTTTIKQFRQKIDDVSPR; encoded by the exons ATGGCTTCTGTCCGTCAACTTCTCGTTGATATGTCCCTTCTACGTCTACAAGATAAACACATCATCAATTTTATTTGGGAAGGCAATGAACAAGTCATTTGCCCTCGAAGACATGCAATTTGGTTAGCAAAGCATGTCCACGAAATTGatcaaagaagaaagaatatttTACATGGAGCAGGTTTTATCCATATTTTGCAAGCTTCAAGTCTGGAGATAAATCACAACCTTGTTACTGCTTTG GTGGTCACTGGCATCAGTAGTGGTCCCCTAACAGTATTTTGTCATCAACTACTTGGAGATGTTCCACCTGAGAATTGTGTAAGGGGAAACAGAATCAAGTTGTCATGGTTGAATAACACTTTCCGCCAATTGCCTCATCATGCAACGGAACAGGTTATTGAACAATACGCTAGAGCGTATATGTTGATAATAATTGGCAGTGTGATGATGCCAGATACATCTGCAAGCATGGTGCATTTGATGTATCTTCCCCTATTGGCCGACCTGCAAAACATTTCACAGTATAGCTGGGGATCAGCCACGCTCTCCTGCTTGTATCGTGCCCTTGATCACGGGACTAGGGCTGACCAAGACAATATCGGAGGGTGCATGATCTTGTTACAGTGCTGGGCATGGGAAAGAATAACATGTCTTTCACCAGAATTACTTGAAGTCACAGAACACGAGATTTCTTCTGTTGTAGTTTTTCCACTTGCGAAAAGATGGTGTCGCACAGCACAGTCAATATTCCAGGACACTACAACTATCAAACAATTTCGCCAGAAAATAGACGACGTATCACCTCGAtag